A region of Staphylococcus sp. IVB6181 DNA encodes the following proteins:
- a CDS encoding DegT/DnrJ/EryC1/StrS aminotransferase family protein codes for MQIPFSPPQISEEAIESVVETLRSGWITTGPKTQAFEEALTDYMGTSGTVAMNSATAALEVTLRLLGIGAGDEVITSAYTYTASASIIAHVGAKIVLVDTQEDSLEMDYEQLASKITSRTKAIIPVDIAGQLCDYDKIFEIVQRKQDLFSTENPVHALLNRIAIIDDGAHSFGARKGTRCSGSFADFTTFSFHAVKNLTTAEGGAVTWTRDYEADGYNLPKLFKTSILHGQSKDALSKMQKGNWEYDITELGYKFNMTDINAAIGLDQLSKYEDNLSRRKEIVRLYEAHLNPEFIQTLKHFDNDKESSCHLYITWIKGATEAQRNDIIQRLAEQGIATNVHYKPLPMFSVYQAYGFNIEDYPNAYAHYVNELTLPLYPQLTDEQVEFIVQQVNEAVGGVLV; via the coding sequence ATGCAAATACCATTTAGCCCGCCACAAATTTCTGAAGAGGCAATTGAAAGTGTCGTTGAAACATTAAGAAGCGGATGGATCACAACGGGTCCTAAGACACAAGCATTTGAAGAGGCTTTGACTGACTACATGGGAACATCAGGTACAGTCGCAATGAATTCTGCGACAGCAGCTTTAGAAGTCACGTTACGTTTGTTAGGCATCGGAGCGGGTGATGAGGTGATTACATCAGCGTATACGTATACAGCTTCAGCATCTATCATTGCGCATGTTGGTGCGAAGATTGTATTAGTCGATACGCAAGAAGACTCATTAGAAATGGACTATGAGCAGTTAGCATCTAAAATCACTTCGCGTACAAAAGCCATTATTCCTGTAGATATTGCAGGACAATTGTGCGATTATGATAAAATTTTTGAAATTGTACAACGCAAACAAGACTTGTTCAGCACTGAAAATCCTGTACATGCTTTATTAAACCGTATTGCGATTATTGATGATGGTGCACATTCATTTGGTGCGAGAAAAGGTACAAGATGCAGCGGCAGTTTTGCGGACTTCACTACGTTTTCATTCCATGCGGTGAAGAACCTGACAACAGCTGAAGGCGGTGCCGTGACTTGGACGAGAGATTATGAAGCAGATGGCTACAATCTGCCGAAATTGTTCAAAACATCTATTCTGCACGGCCAAAGCAAAGATGCGTTATCTAAAATGCAAAAAGGCAACTGGGAATATGACATTACTGAACTTGGCTATAAATTTAATATGACAGATATTAATGCGGCAATCGGATTAGATCAGCTGAGCAAATACGAGGATAATTTATCCCGCCGTAAAGAAATCGTACGTTTGTATGAAGCGCATTTGAATCCTGAATTTATTCAGACATTAAAGCATTTTGATAATGATAAAGAGTCCAGCTGCCACCTTTATATCACTTGGATAAAAGGCGCAACTGAAGCACAGCGCAACGATATTATTCAGCGTTTGGCAGAGCAAGGCATCGCAACGAATGTACACTACAAACCTTTACCGATGTTTTCAGTGTACCAAGCCTACGGCTTCAATATTGAAGACTATCCGAATGCTTATGCGCACTATGTTAACGAATTGACGCTGCCATTATATCCGCAGCTGACAGATGAACAAGTAGAATTTATCGTTCAGCAAGTCAATGAAGCAGTCGGCGGGGTATTAGTATGA
- a CDS encoding acetyl-CoA carboxylase biotin carboxylase subunit family protein — translation MKKVLILGVAPVQAEAIEKLNDLGYETHAIAMKKDGPGADQADYFSEINIIDQPAVKAYITEHGIDAVYSVGSDLAMPVANQLSEALDLPHFVSYETAYACNHKDEMRAQTKGIKGSVPFEITTDPKHQTQIDYPVFVKPTDGQGQRGITLVEQPSDLPDAIQFAVEHSREGAAIIERYIDGYEISVNGYVVNGKLEFTLVSMRETWPKHPGLIHKHIIDPDYDYPLDSIQQAIQAHLETLKIDNGPVYAQVKVMDDEAFIIEITPRFDGCHMHKLIQYYNQDELLEKTFKHLLDGETPEFITPYTVQPIVLEFMCETPNQAIDYDQFTTPDGTLESYRYYHQGDHIRPVNGVYDKVGFYIYPLKKEDN, via the coding sequence ATGAAGAAGGTCTTAATTTTAGGTGTGGCACCTGTACAAGCAGAAGCGATTGAAAAGCTGAATGACTTAGGTTATGAAACACATGCGATTGCGATGAAGAAAGATGGTCCAGGTGCAGATCAAGCGGATTACTTCAGCGAAATTAATATCATTGATCAGCCAGCAGTCAAAGCGTATATCACTGAACATGGTATCGATGCAGTATATTCTGTCGGTTCTGATTTAGCAATGCCTGTCGCTAATCAATTATCTGAAGCATTGGATTTACCGCATTTTGTAAGCTATGAAACAGCTTATGCTTGTAATCATAAAGATGAAATGCGTGCGCAGACAAAGGGGATCAAAGGGTCTGTACCTTTTGAAATTACTACAGATCCAAAGCATCAAACACAAATAGACTATCCCGTGTTCGTCAAACCGACAGATGGTCAAGGCCAACGCGGTATCACGCTTGTTGAACAGCCATCAGATTTACCGGATGCGATTCAATTTGCGGTGGAGCATTCAAGAGAAGGTGCGGCAATTATCGAACGTTATATTGATGGGTATGAAATTTCCGTCAATGGTTATGTTGTTAATGGGAAGCTGGAATTTACATTAGTATCTATGCGCGAAACTTGGCCTAAGCATCCAGGATTGATTCATAAGCATATTATTGATCCGGATTATGATTATCCGCTGGATTCCATTCAACAAGCTATCCAAGCACATCTTGAAACTTTGAAGATAGATAATGGACCCGTCTATGCGCAAGTGAAAGTCATGGATGATGAAGCATTTATTATTGAAATCACACCGCGCTTTGATGGTTGCCATATGCATAAATTAATTCAATACTATAATCAAGACGAATTGCTGGAAAAGACATTCAAACATTTGCTGGATGGAGAGACACCAGAATTCATAACGCCGTATACGGTACAGCCGATTGTGCTGGAATTCATGTGCGAAACGCCGAATCAAGCGATTGATTACGACCAATTCACTACACCGGATGGGACATTAGAAAGTTATCGCTATTATCATCAAGGCGACCACATCCGCCCGGTCAATGGCGTCTATGACAAGGTAGGTTTTTATATCTATCCTCTTAAAAAGGAGGACAATTAA
- a CDS encoding NAD(P)-dependent oxidoreductase — translation MAFRITGGTGLLGRYFTTLLEEKGEDYTVLSRQGNDDAQRIQTDYTKGSLEMVFQEGDVIVHLAGNRGPTAEISTYTSELQMAQNIFEAAIAKKCRHVIVASSISVYADETTLPWKESDAKQDVPKSLYGLNKGYVEALAAYYRERKQLNTTCLRFSHLFGANEKNNYMINYFMRLACLGKPLTVMGESTVPREFLYAKDAAQAIWQTAVQPPSSLVLNVKGSEALTNLEAAQQINEAFHNQAGIERKDEDVPDFFTPSYMDGTKAQAEISFVPQYSFLQAQQEIYQEMERLSDELPEKY, via the coding sequence ATGGCATTCAGAATTACAGGCGGGACAGGTTTATTAGGCAGATACTTCACAACATTGCTTGAAGAAAAAGGCGAAGACTATACAGTATTGTCTCGCCAAGGCAATGATGATGCACAGCGTATTCAAACAGATTATACAAAAGGTTCGCTTGAAATGGTCTTTCAAGAAGGCGATGTCATTGTACATTTAGCCGGAAACAGAGGTCCGACCGCTGAAATCAGCACGTATACATCCGAACTTCAAATGGCGCAGAATATTTTTGAAGCCGCAATAGCTAAAAAGTGCCGGCACGTTATTGTCGCATCTTCGATTTCAGTGTACGCAGATGAAACAACACTGCCGTGGAAAGAGTCAGATGCGAAACAAGATGTGCCTAAATCATTGTACGGTTTAAACAAGGGGTATGTTGAGGCACTTGCGGCGTACTATAGAGAACGTAAGCAGCTCAATACGACTTGCCTGCGCTTCTCGCATTTATTCGGTGCGAATGAAAAGAATAATTATATGATCAATTATTTTATGCGCTTGGCTTGTTTAGGCAAACCATTGACAGTGATGGGAGAAAGTACAGTGCCGCGTGAATTCTTATATGCAAAAGATGCTGCACAAGCCATTTGGCAAACTGCAGTACAACCGCCGTCATCCTTAGTCCTTAATGTCAAAGGCAGCGAAGCTTTAACCAACTTAGAAGCAGCCCAGCAGATTAATGAAGCCTTTCATAATCAAGCCGGCATAGAACGTAAAGATGAAGATGTGCCTGATTTCTTTACACCGTCTTATATGGATGGGACAAAAGCACAGGCTGAAATCAGCTTTGTGCCGCAATATAGTTTCTTACAGGCGCAGCAAGAAATTTATCAAGAAATGGAGCGACTAAGCGATGAGTTACCAGAAAAATATTAA
- a CDS encoding sugar transferase: MSYQKNIKRILDVALFIALLPILIVVALPVSLAIKKEDKGSILYNGQRLGVGMLPFKMHKFRTMKENAEDIRNADGSTFNSDQDPRVTKIGQFLRKSSIDELPQLLNVLKGDMSFVGPRPSPLGNEHRYPDYYKTKFHVKPGITGLTQALLRNSASMEERMRLDAFYAANVSFTMDAFVIYKTISTVLLQKNINQK, translated from the coding sequence ATGAGTTACCAGAAAAATATTAAAAGAATCCTGGATGTAGCTTTGTTTATTGCGTTATTGCCGATACTGATTGTTGTCGCATTGCCTGTCAGTCTTGCGATTAAGAAAGAAGATAAAGGCAGTATTTTATATAACGGGCAACGCCTGGGTGTAGGGATGCTGCCGTTTAAGATGCATAAATTCAGAACGATGAAAGAAAATGCTGAAGATATCAGAAACGCAGACGGCAGTACGTTCAACAGCGACCAAGATCCGCGTGTCACAAAGATTGGACAATTCTTGCGTAAATCAAGTATTGATGAATTACCGCAATTATTGAATGTGTTAAAAGGCGACATGAGCTTTGTCGGTCCGCGTCCAAGTCCGTTAGGCAATGAACACCGCTACCCGGATTACTATAAGACAAAGTTTCATGTGAAACCCGGTATTACTGGCTTAACACAAGCGTTACTGCGCAATAGTGCATCAATGGAAGAACGCATGCGTTTAGATGCTTTTTATGCTGCGAATGTAAGCTTTACAATGGATGCGTTTGTGATTTATAAGACGATTTCAACTGTGCTGCTTCAAAAGAATATTAATCAGAAGTAA
- a CDS encoding glycosyltransferase: MRKELILLTNYFPYYKGEEYLEEEIDYLAEAFDHIIIIPTMVSPKMKLTREVPDEATVLDLPFPQGLKDKAVNFFKTAPNILLKHHRVLGIGENAGSLNPYKWMYNLYFEARTDAIYQDLVRSHLLPENNGTTQLYIYSYWFYITANLGAKLKHDYYGDASIPFISRGHGYDVNDYIKPFSFLPMRQSMLARVDALFPVSDTSTRYLREKFPKYADKVETRRLGVGEGDFQVSERKPNLFVSCSTIRKLKRLDVIIDALAQLSEKGYDFKWVHIGDGPDAEKIAELAKEKLKPEQYELIGRLPNVEVRKWYHDHNPTLFLNTSESEGVPVSVMEAMANAIPVVASDVGGTSEIVKPEQNGLLISDALNPDDAAEAIEYFINLSDEAYYNYAQGAYQSWQTLSDSETLYTAFAHALAQR, from the coding sequence ATGCGAAAAGAATTGATTCTGTTAACCAATTACTTCCCGTATTATAAAGGCGAGGAGTATTTAGAAGAAGAAATAGATTATCTTGCTGAAGCATTTGATCATATCATTATTATTCCCACAATGGTCAGCCCTAAGATGAAGTTAACACGCGAAGTGCCGGATGAGGCAACGGTATTAGATTTGCCTTTTCCGCAAGGTTTAAAAGATAAAGCGGTCAATTTTTTCAAAACAGCACCGAATATTCTGCTGAAACATCATCGTGTGTTAGGCATCGGTGAAAATGCTGGGTCTTTAAATCCCTATAAGTGGATGTACAATCTTTATTTCGAAGCGAGAACAGATGCTATCTATCAAGATTTAGTACGTTCGCATCTGCTGCCTGAAAATAACGGCACTACGCAATTGTATATTTATAGTTACTGGTTTTATATTACAGCCAATTTAGGTGCGAAGCTGAAACATGATTATTACGGCGATGCATCGATTCCGTTTATTTCCAGAGGCCACGGCTATGATGTTAATGATTATATTAAACCTTTCAGCTTCTTGCCGATGCGCCAAAGCATGCTGGCACGTGTCGATGCACTCTTTCCTGTTTCAGATACGAGCACACGCTACTTGAGAGAAAAGTTTCCGAAGTATGCGGATAAAGTCGAAACAAGACGGTTAGGAGTCGGAGAAGGGGACTTCCAAGTCTCAGAACGCAAGCCTAACTTGTTTGTCAGCTGTTCCACAATCCGCAAACTGAAACGCTTAGATGTCATTATCGATGCACTCGCACAATTAAGCGAAAAAGGTTATGACTTTAAGTGGGTACATATCGGAGACGGCCCTGATGCTGAAAAGATTGCGGAACTGGCAAAGGAAAAATTAAAGCCCGAACAATATGAATTGATTGGGCGCTTACCAAACGTTGAAGTCAGAAAATGGTATCATGACCATAACCCGACACTGTTCTTGAACACGTCTGAATCTGAAGGTGTGCCGGTGTCTGTAATGGAAGCGATGGCGAATGCGATTCCTGTCGTTGCGTCAGATGTAGGCGGTACGTCAGAAATTGTAAAACCTGAACAAAATGGTTTGCTGATCAGCGACGCTTTAAATCCAGATGATGCAGCTGAAGCAATTGAATATTTCATCAACCTTTCAGATGAAGCATATTACAATTATGCACAAGGTGCGTATCAATCATGGCAGACACTCAGTGATTCTGAAACATTATATACAGCGTTTGCACATGCATTGGCACAAAGGTAA
- a CDS encoding O-antigen polysaccharide polymerase Wzy family protein: MVRLLRWSILGIAVIMLALGIIFSNITLLFSALLLFFLNNIIYGLESFNQRVIFFMFNVTFFVFLMGRMVVSKLFHYHEKDFKLLGTYFTDQSIIFNILIMLSLSLFCLFLGYALLDREVHRGFDQFQPIETKYKQNIRTISLFVFAVAIVFKLVYLAEAIQASQAQGYYAFFSNFKSNLPGAFVLISRMFPVAFFIYLATLPAKKKAWLAIAAFLLVDSLSVMTGSRSDFMLDVLILFIYFCYRNRLAKDTQTDKWFGKKTIITGVVLAPILLAVMNFVGNNRGGTKTEGGFFDALLSFFFSQGISVNVIGYTIEKAKEIPDKIYSIGPLTEYAVFNIWGNLTGGQGGWSGQSVERALDGYQYSHTISYVIMKDLYLKGVGYGSSFVAETYHDFGYVGMMFASLIIGILIALFTRMLTAKHIMFIAAALIMARMMLFIPRASTIAFIIDTFSPANIFTVIVIFGLERVLRPYLNRRRNHRKQEL, encoded by the coding sequence TTGGTCAGATTATTAAGATGGAGCATACTGGGCATTGCGGTAATTATGCTCGCCTTGGGCATTATTTTCTCGAATATTACGCTGTTATTCAGTGCGCTCTTATTATTTTTTCTGAACAATATCATATATGGATTGGAATCCTTCAACCAGCGGGTCATCTTCTTTATGTTTAATGTGACCTTCTTTGTCTTCTTAATGGGAAGAATGGTCGTAAGCAAACTCTTCCATTATCATGAGAAAGACTTTAAGTTGCTGGGAACATATTTTACAGATCAATCCATTATCTTCAATATTTTAATCATGTTGAGTTTAAGTCTGTTTTGTCTTTTCTTAGGCTATGCACTGTTAGATCGCGAAGTACATCGCGGATTCGATCAGTTCCAACCGATAGAGACAAAGTATAAACAAAATATCAGAACCATCAGCTTGTTTGTGTTTGCGGTTGCGATTGTCTTCAAATTGGTTTACTTAGCTGAAGCTATTCAAGCATCACAAGCACAAGGGTACTATGCATTCTTTTCTAACTTTAAGTCTAACTTGCCAGGCGCATTTGTATTAATCAGCAGAATGTTCCCGGTCGCATTCTTTATCTACCTTGCGACTTTACCGGCAAAGAAGAAAGCATGGCTTGCGATTGCGGCCTTTTTGCTTGTGGATAGTTTATCCGTTATGACAGGTTCAAGATCTGACTTTATGCTGGATGTGCTGATACTCTTTATCTATTTCTGTTACCGCAACCGTTTGGCTAAAGATACACAGACAGACAAATGGTTCGGCAAGAAGACGATTATTACAGGTGTCGTATTGGCACCGATTTTGCTTGCGGTTATGAACTTTGTCGGAAACAACCGCGGCGGTACTAAAACAGAAGGCGGTTTCTTTGATGCATTGCTGTCATTCTTCTTCTCACAAGGTATCAGTGTGAATGTTATCGGTTATACGATTGAAAAAGCTAAAGAAATTCCAGATAAGATTTATTCCATCGGTCCTTTGACAGAATATGCGGTATTTAATATTTGGGGCAATTTGACGGGCGGCCAAGGCGGTTGGTCAGGCCAATCTGTTGAACGTGCTTTAGACGGCTACCAATATTCTCATACTATTTCCTATGTCATTATGAAGGATTTGTATTTAAAGGGTGTAGGCTATGGTTCAAGTTTCGTTGCGGAAACGTATCATGATTTCGGTTATGTTGGCATGATGTTTGCGAGTTTGATAATCGGGATTCTCATCGCTTTATTTACACGCATGCTTACTGCTAAACATATTATGTTTATTGCGGCAGCACTGATTATGGCGCGTATGATGTTATTCATTCCGCGTGCAAGTACTATCGCATTTATTATTGATACTTTTTCACCCGCGAACATTTTCACAGTGATTGTCATCTTTGGTTTAGAACGTGTCTTGCGTCCGTATCTCAATCGACGCCGCAATCACCGTAAACAGGAGTTATGA
- a CDS encoding oligosaccharide flippase family protein, whose protein sequence is MNQRRAGAVLSYISIFGNILVAVLYTPFFIRTLGTSEYGLYNLVLSFLVYLNIMDLAFGNTIAKFLSQNRVKGSKAQEARILGNILNIYFLCSLIVGLMGIVLYFNAEAVFGNALAPKQLSELKLMLIFIIINIMISFYPGIFNGILQAYEYFVIAKSMLLIRVVTPSILATPFLLMGYGAVTIILITLIVNFACIFLGMILCKRKVAIRFDWKGALSISHLSQQKQLNLYLGLVLFSIAIEQLTLNSGQMILGAINGTVAVAIYVIAVQFVKIFQQFATSINNVTFPGFSMLVVEGADNDRLLKQMVRISRIQLIVLSFILSGFVIFGENFIVIWAGPDFRPAYIMTVLLMFTITFQLSQLPAVSIIQAHNRQTFRFIALAVTLVLAMGAAALLAPKYSGYGVSISIAGFSFIGYTLIMNWYYHYKIGLNMYRFWFEMGKIWLPMLIVTAIYYFIYQWIAEALGKGLVILGINIIIYSMLYSAVLWLVIMNQSEQQIAKNILKRFKRK, encoded by the coding sequence ATGAATCAAAGAAGAGCTGGAGCGGTTTTATCCTACATATCTATATTCGGAAATATTTTAGTCGCAGTACTGTATACACCTTTCTTTATCAGAACACTCGGCACTTCGGAATATGGATTGTATAACTTAGTATTATCTTTCTTAGTCTATTTGAATATTATGGACTTGGCGTTTGGTAATACCATTGCGAAATTCCTATCGCAAAATCGAGTGAAAGGCTCGAAAGCACAAGAAGCACGTATTCTTGGTAATATCTTGAATATCTATTTCTTGTGTTCATTAATAGTCGGATTAATGGGTATCGTGCTGTACTTTAATGCAGAGGCAGTCTTCGGCAATGCTTTAGCACCTAAGCAGCTCTCTGAATTAAAGCTGATGTTAATCTTTATTATCATCAATATTATGATTTCATTTTATCCGGGTATCTTTAACGGTATTTTGCAAGCATATGAATACTTTGTAATCGCAAAGAGTATGCTGCTGATTCGTGTCGTGACACCATCGATTTTAGCGACACCTTTCTTATTGATGGGCTATGGTGCCGTTACGATTATTTTAATCACTTTAATCGTGAACTTTGCATGTATTTTCTTAGGTATGATTTTATGCAAACGCAAAGTCGCTATCCGCTTTGATTGGAAAGGTGCACTCTCTATCTCGCACTTAAGCCAACAGAAACAATTGAATCTGTATTTAGGTTTAGTGTTGTTTTCAATTGCTATCGAGCAATTAACACTGAATTCAGGACAAATGATTTTAGGTGCGATTAACGGTACTGTCGCCGTCGCAATATATGTAATTGCCGTACAGTTTGTTAAGATTTTCCAACAGTTCGCAACTTCTATCAATAACGTCACGTTTCCAGGGTTTTCAATGCTGGTTGTAGAAGGTGCAGATAATGATCGATTATTGAAACAAATGGTTAGAATCAGCCGGATTCAGTTAATCGTTCTATCCTTTATTCTATCTGGATTTGTGATTTTCGGTGAGAATTTCATTGTCATTTGGGCAGGACCTGATTTTCGTCCAGCTTATATTATGACAGTACTCTTAATGTTTACGATTACGTTCCAACTTTCGCAACTGCCGGCTGTCAGTATTATTCAAGCACATAACCGCCAAACATTTCGTTTCATTGCACTTGCGGTCACACTTGTTTTAGCAATGGGTGCCGCCGCATTATTAGCACCGAAATACAGCGGTTACGGTGTATCGATTTCGATTGCTGGTTTCAGCTTTATCGGCTATACGCTGATTATGAACTGGTATTACCACTATAAAATCGGTTTGAATATGTATCGTTTCTGGTTTGAAATGGGTAAAATATGGCTGCCGATGTTAATTGTGACAGCGATATATTATTTCATTTATCAATGGATAGCGGAAGCATTAGGCAAAGGTTTAGTAATTTTAGGTATCAATATCATTATATATTCTATGCTGTATTCGGCAGTCTTATGGCTCGTGATTATGAATCAAAGTGAGCAGCAGATTGCAAAGAATATCTTGAAGCGTTTTAAACGCAAATAA
- a CDS encoding TetR/AcrR family transcriptional regulator, producing the protein MNQNDLRVIKTKRALSQSLFQLLEEKMFSNITVNMICQTALVHRTTFYKHFYDKYDLLTYLMNDITQDYFETDIRERIRQPFQSLNIFMSHPVDKIDIKQRHDKEFFETVTSLFIQKLRQDIIDNEDKIEIPNEVPIELVARVFDSVITAIGEWNYQSDFDENCSLFSMEYPEKLDKIFNQLVNIKLKQ; encoded by the coding sequence ATGAATCAAAATGATTTGCGTGTTATAAAAACCAAACGTGCATTATCCCAATCACTCTTTCAATTGCTTGAAGAGAAGATGTTTTCAAATATCACTGTAAATATGATCTGCCAAACAGCACTGGTTCACCGCACTACTTTCTATAAGCACTTTTATGATAAATACGACCTATTAACCTATTTGATGAATGATATTACACAAGACTACTTTGAAACAGACATCCGAGAACGTATCAGACAGCCTTTCCAATCACTCAATATTTTCATGAGCCACCCTGTAGACAAAATCGATATTAAACAGCGTCATGACAAAGAATTCTTTGAAACGGTCACGTCTTTATTTATTCAAAAATTGCGCCAAGATATTATCGATAACGAAGATAAAATCGAAATTCCGAATGAAGTCCCGATTGAACTTGTCGCACGTGTCTTCGATTCAGTGATTACAGCTATCGGAGAATGGAATTATCAAAGCGATTTCGATGAAAACTGCAGCTTATTTTCTATGGAGTATCCAGAAAAGCTCGATAAAATCTTTAACCAACTCGTCAATATCAAGTTAAAACAATAA